Proteins encoded together in one Chitinophaga sp. LS1 window:
- a CDS encoding site-specific integrase, which translates to MTKVYRSYGALTKAASGYLKDIGRSESTISMYNWIWGRIKKYMDINKIVHCSSTTVADYINATYGLRPIPSLTHHEKHSLRCALCLIQFAETGRMIEVIRRRECVVLSGEIGNEIAAYVESKRKLRLNVKTLHSYSYYLYQFLKYLNASEIHACNTISSLALMKYTSNLLPEAAGAKHLALSIIKGFLRYLYEQNKTARDFSVIVPKDNYKKQPKLPSTYTKDEVRTILNSIDRSTALGKRDYALLILAVRLGMRASDISRLKFENIRWTENSISFNQFKTNEKVVLPLTTDVGETLIDYIKYARPTSNDAHVFLEKQFPVIPISAKRVSLTASRNITKSGVFIGERKHGSHALRHTMASFLLEQKTPLPVISELLGHASTQTSMCYLRIDMESLRQCAMEVPVVSEAFYTQKGGAFYE; encoded by the coding sequence ATGACTAAAGTTTACCGCTCTTATGGAGCTTTAACAAAGGCGGCTTCTGGATATCTTAAAGACATAGGTAGAAGCGAATCTACTATATCTATGTATAACTGGATCTGGGGGAGGATTAAAAAGTACATGGATATTAACAAGATTGTTCATTGTTCCTCAACAACAGTCGCCGATTATATCAACGCCACCTATGGTTTGCGGCCAATACCATCATTAACGCATCACGAAAAGCATTCCCTGCGGTGCGCCTTATGTTTAATACAATTTGCAGAGACAGGCAGGATGATTGAAGTGATACGTCGCAGGGAATGTGTAGTACTTTCTGGAGAAATTGGTAATGAAATTGCAGCTTATGTCGAATCCAAAAGAAAATTGAGGTTGAATGTCAAAACATTGCACAGTTACTCCTATTATCTATACCAGTTTTTAAAGTACTTAAATGCAAGTGAAATACACGCCTGCAATACAATATCTTCACTCGCCCTGATGAAGTACACGTCAAACTTACTGCCTGAAGCTGCGGGAGCTAAACATCTTGCCTTGTCCATAATCAAAGGTTTTTTGAGATATCTGTATGAACAAAATAAGACAGCCAGAGACTTTTCTGTAATTGTTCCTAAAGACAATTATAAAAAGCAACCAAAGCTGCCATCGACCTATACAAAAGACGAAGTACGTACGATATTAAACTCTATCGATAGAAGCACCGCTTTGGGAAAGAGAGATTATGCTCTGCTAATCCTGGCAGTACGCTTGGGAATGCGAGCTTCTGACATTAGCCGGCTTAAGTTTGAAAATATTCGATGGACTGAGAATAGTATATCTTTTAATCAGTTTAAAACAAATGAAAAAGTGGTGCTTCCGTTAACCACAGATGTTGGCGAAACCCTCATAGATTATATCAAATATGCAAGACCAACCTCCAATGATGCGCATGTTTTTCTTGAAAAGCAGTTCCCTGTTATACCGATTAGTGCTAAGAGAGTGTCATTGACGGCGAGCAGGAATATTACAAAGTCAGGAGTCTTTATTGGTGAGCGAAAACATGGTTCACATGCATTACGACATACAATGGCCAGTTTCTTACTAGAGCAGAAAACGCCCTTACCCGTTATATCAGAATTGCTCGGGCATGCCAGTACACAAACCTCGATGTGCTATTTGCGCATAGATATGGAATCGTTACGCCAATGTGCGATGGAAGTGCCGGTTGTTTCTGAAGCGTTTTATACGCAAAAAGGAGGAGCATTTTATGAATAA
- a CDS encoding tyrosine-type recombinase/integrase has translation MNNKYKNPGILAPIVQEYINMRKNLGFRSEAQKYSLFAFDAFACKEGLSSVTITKELAEKWCNRRPDEATDTWSHRNCFLRQFAIYLSNLGYDTYIPCKVFTKHDNFIPYIFSDDELGAIFKACDTLDLYDKHARSNLFVLPAFFRMLAGTGIRIGEASALLNKDVNLDQGYIVLRNCKNGKDRMVPLSESLVEVCRQYRKYRELLPHHSDCFFVKMNGCPCPPNSFFHWWTKILKAASIQRRGKTVGPRIHDLRHTFCVKSMASLAKEGKDLYYILPILSTYIGHQSIAATDRYVRMTSEMYPDLISQTDSICLYIFPHLKSQ, from the coding sequence ATGAATAATAAATATAAGAACCCTGGTATACTGGCGCCTATTGTTCAGGAGTATATCAATATGAGAAAGAACCTTGGCTTTAGATCTGAAGCTCAGAAGTATAGTTTGTTTGCTTTTGATGCTTTTGCTTGCAAAGAAGGACTTTCTTCCGTAACCATTACAAAAGAACTGGCTGAAAAATGGTGTAACAGGCGCCCTGATGAAGCTACAGATACCTGGAGCCACAGAAACTGCTTTTTACGTCAGTTTGCTATCTATTTATCTAATCTTGGATATGATACTTATATTCCCTGTAAGGTATTTACAAAACATGACAACTTCATTCCTTATATATTTTCTGATGATGAACTAGGAGCTATCTTTAAAGCCTGCGACACACTGGATCTTTATGATAAGCATGCCAGAAGCAACCTTTTTGTACTACCGGCTTTTTTTCGAATGCTGGCAGGAACTGGTATTAGAATCGGTGAAGCGTCGGCATTATTGAACAAAGACGTTAATCTTGATCAAGGGTATATCGTTCTACGCAACTGTAAAAACGGTAAAGACCGGATGGTGCCCTTATCAGAATCGCTGGTCGAAGTCTGCAGGCAGTACAGGAAATACAGAGAACTGCTTCCTCATCACAGTGATTGCTTCTTTGTTAAGATGAATGGCTGCCCTTGTCCACCAAATAGCTTCTTTCATTGGTGGACTAAGATACTAAAAGCGGCCTCTATACAACGTCGTGGAAAAACAGTTGGTCCGAGGATACATGATCTTCGACACACTTTTTGTGTTAAATCCATGGCTTCCCTGGCAAAGGAAGGAAAAGATCTGTACTATATACTTCCCATACTGTCTACCTATATTGGCCATCAGTCTATAGCAGCAACTGACAGGTATGTAAGAATGACTTCGGAAATGTACCCTGATCTAATAAGTCAGACCGATAGCATCTGCTTATATATCTTTCCTCACCTCAAAAGCCAGTAA
- a CDS encoding tyrosine-type recombinase/integrase gives MKQTQFAKYLTYFMVKYLVGERGCSKNTVAAYRDAISLFIIHMRDNHYIKVDHLEFIDITQERIVGFLEWLETERKCSISTRNVRLAAIHAFVRFLIYKSPDYMEEWQRILAIKVKRAPKATVVYLGADGMKLLLAQPDTSTPKGRRDLTLLSLMYDCAGRVQEIADLVPARVNFGKPTLLRVTGKGNKTRLIPLSDQATASLKIYMQENRLLEGKATEYPLFSNGRGSKLTRMAITMILKKYSAAARKINQALIPANVSPHSLRHSKAMMLQQNGVNLICIRDFLGHESVTTTEIYARIDNRQKREAIEKTSLSPDLSEDPSWQKDKGLLNWLESLAK, from the coding sequence ATGAAACAAACTCAATTTGCCAAATACTTAACCTACTTTATGGTGAAATATCTCGTTGGAGAAAGAGGTTGCTCGAAGAATACCGTTGCTGCTTACCGGGATGCAATAAGCCTTTTTATTATCCATATGCGCGATAATCACTACATAAAAGTGGATCATCTTGAATTTATAGACATAACACAGGAGCGTATCGTTGGTTTTTTAGAATGGCTTGAGACCGAAAGGAAATGTAGTATATCCACCCGAAATGTGCGTCTGGCTGCTATCCATGCTTTTGTCCGCTTCCTGATATATAAGTCTCCGGATTATATGGAAGAATGGCAGCGGATACTTGCTATCAAAGTGAAACGAGCCCCCAAAGCAACAGTAGTTTATTTAGGTGCTGACGGCATGAAACTATTATTGGCCCAGCCGGATACATCTACTCCTAAAGGAAGGCGGGATCTGACGCTCTTGTCGCTTATGTACGATTGTGCCGGACGGGTTCAGGAAATAGCTGATCTGGTTCCCGCCAGAGTCAATTTTGGAAAACCAACTTTGTTAAGGGTAACGGGAAAAGGAAATAAAACGCGGCTAATCCCATTGTCAGATCAGGCGACAGCCTCGTTAAAGATATATATGCAGGAAAACAGGCTTTTAGAAGGGAAGGCCACTGAGTACCCCTTGTTCAGTAATGGAAGAGGAAGCAAACTAACACGAATGGCTATTACCATGATACTGAAAAAGTATAGTGCGGCTGCTAGAAAAATAAACCAAGCCTTAATACCTGCCAATGTAAGTCCACACTCCTTAAGGCACAGCAAAGCTATGATGCTGCAACAGAACGGCGTGAACTTAATATGTATACGAGACTTTTTAGGTCATGAGTCAGTGACTACGACCGAAATATATGCCAGAATCGACAACAGGCAGAAACGAGAAGCGATAGAGAAAACAAGTCTTTCTCCAGATCTTTCTGAGGATCCATCCTGGCAAAAAGACAAAGGGCTGTTGAACTGGCTGGAAAGCCTTGCCAAATAA
- a CDS encoding DDE-type integrase/transposase/recombinase, producing MAGQRINIMEIRSLIALKQKGWSNRKIAGYLKINRKTVDSYMARFKEMELTCEDLTVLEDAELIDLFSEDSQTEKERYEILAGYFSYFEKELLKPGCTIGALHDEYLLKHPDGYRHTQFCWHFRQWKKRTTPGGKLIHKAAEKLFVDFCGNKLCYTNKSTGELIEVEVFVAILPCSQYTFVKAVPSQRREDLISSLVSCLKWLGGVPQAIISDNLKSAVNKAHRYAPIINKTLANFALFYGCAVDPARPYHPQDYGNKYVM from the coding sequence ATGGCAGGTCAACGCATTAACATCATGGAGATACGTTCATTGATTGCCCTTAAGCAAAAGGGATGGAGTAACCGTAAAATTGCTGGTTACCTTAAGATCAACCGTAAAACGGTCGACAGTTACATGGCTCGTTTTAAGGAGATGGAGCTGACTTGTGAAGATCTGACAGTGCTGGAAGATGCAGAGCTGATAGATTTATTTTCTGAAGATAGCCAGACTGAAAAAGAGCGATATGAGATATTGGCCGGTTACTTTAGTTATTTTGAAAAGGAATTACTTAAGCCAGGCTGTACTATTGGTGCGCTTCATGATGAGTACCTGCTCAAGCATCCCGACGGTTATCGTCACACACAGTTCTGTTGGCATTTTAGACAATGGAAGAAGAGAACCACTCCAGGGGGTAAATTAATACATAAAGCGGCGGAGAAGCTGTTTGTTGATTTTTGTGGAAATAAATTATGTTATACAAATAAGTCTACCGGAGAACTGATAGAGGTGGAAGTATTTGTTGCTATACTACCCTGTAGTCAATATACTTTTGTTAAAGCTGTTCCCTCACAAAGGCGTGAAGATCTTATAAGCAGCCTTGTGTCCTGTTTAAAATGGTTGGGAGGTGTACCACAAGCAATAATATCAGATAATCTAAAATCTGCCGTTAATAAGGCGCATAGATACGCCCCTATAATTAACAAAACACTAGCCAACTTCGCATTATTTTACGGATGTGCTGTTGACCCTGCCAGACCATATCATCCGCAGGATTATGGAAACAAATATGTTATGTAA